Within Candidatus Methylomirabilota bacterium, the genomic segment ACCGGGGCATCGAGATCATCCAGCGCATGACCGGGCGGCAGCCGGTCGGCTACCGCTCGCCCGCCGCCGAGTTCAGCCCGCACACGTTGACGATGCTCGCCGAGTACGGGTTCGGCTATTCCTCGAACTACTTCGACGACGACTCGCCCTACCTGCATCGCATCGACGGCCGGCTGACCGACATCGTGGAGTTCCCGTTCGCCTGGGTGCTCGACGACGCGCCGTTCTTCCAGTACTCGATCACGCTGCCCGGGCGCACCATGCAGGCGCCGTCGGCGGTGTTCGAGGCCTGGCGGCGCGAGTTCGACGTGCTCTACCGCGAGGACCGCTACTTCTGCCTCGCCATGCACCCGCAGATCATCGGCCGGCCCTCGCGCATCACCCTGCTGGAAGAGCTGATCAAGTACATCCTCGGGCACTCCGGGGTATGGCTGGCCCGCTGCGACGAGGTGGCCGACGCGCTCCGCCCGGTGCTGCGCGCGGAGGCGCGCGCGTGAGGCTCCGCGGGCGCCGGGTGCTCGTGACCGGCGCCGCCTCGGGCATCGGGCTGGCGATCACGCGGCTCTTCCGGGCGGAAGGCGCTCGCGTGGCCATGCTCGATCGCGACGCGGCGGGGCTCGAGAAGGCGCATGCGGACGGCGCGGTCACCGCGACCTGCGACGTGGCCGACGAGCGCCAGGTGCGGGACGCCGTCGCGCGGGCGGTGACCACGCTGGGCGGGCTCGACGGGGTCGTCAACAGCGCGGGGATCGATCTGATGCGGCCGTTCGAGCAGATGACCGCGGCGGAATGGGCGCGCATCCTGGCGGTGGACCTCACGGGGCCGATGCTCGTGTGCCACGCCGCGCTGCCCGCGCTCAAGCGGGCTGGCCGCGGGACCATCGTGAACATCGCCTCCGGCGCGGCGCTGCGCCCGCTCGAGCAGCGGACGGCCTACTGCGCGGCGAAGGCGGGGCTCGTCATGTTCGGCAAGACGCTGGCGGTGGACCTGGCCGCCGACCGCATCCGGGTCAACGCCATCTGCCCGGGCATCATCGACACCCCGCTGTTCCGGTCATCGTGGGAAGGCGCGGCCGATCCGGAGGCCGAGCTGGCGCGCATCCTCGACCGCTACGTGATCAAGCGGCCGGGCCAGCCCGAGGAGATCGCGCAGGCCGCGCTCTATCTCACCAGCGACGAGTCGTCGTTCGTGACCGGCGCCGCGCTGGCCGTCGACGGCGGGCGCACGTTTCACTGAGCCAGATCACCCGACGAATACGCCCCCCGACGGGTGCAGGATCTCCCCCGTGAAGAACGCCGCGTCGTCGGAGGCCAGGAACAGCGCGGTGGCCGCGACCTCGTCCACCGTGCCGTAGCGGCCCATCGGCGTGAGGCCCATGGCCCAGCGGCTGCGGTCGGCGTCCGAGCGCAACGGCGCGGTCATCGGCGTCTCGATGAAGCCGGGGCCGATGGCGTTGACGCGGATCCCGTTCCGCGCCAGCTCCTGCGCCAGGCATTTCGTCGCCATCCACACGCCGGCCTTGCTGATGCTGTAGGCGCCGCCCGCCGACGGCATCCGCGACATGATCGAGCCCAGGTTGATCAGGCTGCCGCCCCGCCGGTTGGCGACCATCCAGCGGGCCGCCGCGCGGTTCGAGAAGATCACCCCGTAGAGATTCACGTCGATCACCGAGCGGAAGCGGTCGATCGGCATGTCGAGCATGGTGAACGGCTTGGTGGACGCCGCGTCCGGCCGCGGGCTCCCCACGCCGGCGGCGGCCACCAGCACGTCCACCGCGCCGAACGCCTGCACGCAGGCCGCGATCATCGCGTCGTTGGCCGCCTCCGCGGTGATGTCGGTCTGAAGCGCCAGGGCCTTGCGGCCCAACGCCTCGACGCAACGCGCGGTCTCCTCCGCACCGCCTTTGTCGAGGTCGGCGACGCACACCGTCGCGCCCTCCGAGGCGAAGCGGAGCGCGCAGGCGCGGCCGATGCCGCTGCCGCCACCGGTGATGACTGCGATCCTGCCTTCGAGCCGTCCGGGCATCTCGTCCTCCTTGGGATTCGGGGGCCTTACGCTTCCCCCTCACCCTGCCCTCTCCCCAGGGGGAGAGGGTAAGTGACCTCGCCTGCCCTCTCCCCAGGGGGGAGAGGGTAAGTGGCGGGTCAGATCATCCAGCGGCCGCCATCGATCAGGATCGACTGGCCGGTGATGTAGCGCGCGTCGTCGCTGGCCAGGAAGGCGACCACGCCGGCCACGTCCTCGGGCTCGGCCACGTAGCCCATCGGCACGCTGTTCCGCACCCGGTCGATCACCTCGCGCGGCAGCCGGTCGTGGGCGCGCGTGCGGATGGCCCCGGGGCACACCGCATTGACGTTGACCTGGAACGGGGCCAGCTCGCGGGCCAGCGAGCGAGTGAACCCGACCACCCCCATCTTGGCCGCCGAGTAGTCCACGAAGCCGACGTCGCCGTAGAACGCCGACTCGGTGGACATGTTGACGATGCGCCCGCTGCGACGCGCGCGCATCTCCTCGACGGCCAGACGGGTGGCCCGCATGGTCGCGAGCAGCGAGACCTCGATGACGAAGCGCCACGTCGCTTCCTCGGAGGCGTGGAACTCGCTGGCCCGCTCGCGGGCGGACTGGCCGACGTTGTTGAACAGGACGTCGATGCGGCCGAAGCGCCGGCGGATGGCCGCAAAGGCCTCGGCCACCGCGCGCTGATCGGTCCAGTCCGCGGTGATCGGCAGCACCTGCCGCCCGGCGGCCTCGATCTCCCGGGCCACGCTCAGGAGCGCGTCGCCCTCCCGATCGACCACCACCAGGTCGGCGCCCTCGCGGGCGAGGCGCAGCGCGCTGGCCCGGCCGATGCCGTTGGCCGCGCCGGAGACGACCGCGATCCGGCCGGTGAACCGCATTTCCCTCAAAGCTGCCATGATGGACCCTCTCCTCGGGAATCAGACGAAGCGGTGGAAGCCGATCCAGCGCTCGGCCACCGCCAGCCCGAGCCCGGTGACGACGATCAGCAGGGTCGAGACCGCGGCGATCGACGGATCGACCCCGTACTCGATGGCGGTGAAGATCTTCACCGGCAGGGTCATCTGGCCGGCGCCGAGCAGGAAGATCGACACCGGCACGTTGTCGAACGACACGATGAACGAGAACAGCGCGCCCGCCGCCACCCCCGGCCGGATGAGGGGCAGGGTGACCGTGAAGAATGCCACCGGCCCGCTCGCGCCCAGAACCCGCGCCGCGTTCTCCAGCTCGGGGTCGATGCCCTGCAGGCTCGCGGTCACCGCCCGCACCACGTACGGCACCGTGATGACCATGTGGGCGAGCGCCAGCCCGACGAAGGTGCCGTTGACATGGATCAGCGCGAAGAACTGCAGCAAGGCCACCCCGACCACCACGCCGGGGAACACGAGCGGCGCGTTCAGCAGCGCGGCGACGCCGGCGCCGCCCGTCACCCGGCGCCGGATGAGGGCGAAGGACGCGGCGATCCCGGCCCCGAGCGATCCCGCGGTGGCCACGAGCGCGAGCAGGACGCTCCAGACGATGGCGTGCACGTACTCCGGGTCGCTCAGGACCTTGGTGAACCAGCTCAGGGTCAGGCCGCGCGGCGGGACGGTCAGGTAGGAGGTCCGGCTGAGCGAGGCGAGCACGATCACCACCACCGGCAGCATGAGGAAGGCGAAGACGAGGGTGACCCACGCCCGCAGCAGCCACGTCCGCGCGCGGGCCGCGGTCACACGCGCGCTCCCGTGCGCCGGGCGAGGCGGCCCGACAGATAGACCAGCGCCAGCACCATCACGGTGAGCAGCAGCGACTGGGCCGAGCCGGCCGGCCAGTTCAGGCGCGAGAGGAACTCGTCGTAGATGAGCGTCGACATGACCTGGTAGGTCGGCCCCCCGAGCAGGCGCGGCGTCACCAGCGCGCTGATGGTCAGCACGAAGACCAGGATCGAGCCCGACAGGATGCCGGGCGCCGACAGCGGCAGCGTGACCCGGAGGAAGGCGCTGCCCCAGGAGGCGCCCAGCACGCGCGCGGCGTCCTCGACGTCGCGCGGGATGTTCTGGATGGCGCCGATCAGCACCAGCACCATGAACGGCAGGAAGATGTGGGTCAGGCCGATGAGGAGCCCGGCGAAGTTGAAGATCAGCTTCACCGGCGACTCCACCAGCCCCAGCGCCTGGAGCGCCTGGTTCACGAGACCGTTCTGGGCGAGCAGCGCGATCCAGCCGAACGTGCGCACCACCAGGTTCAGCAGGAGCGGAAAGACCACGAGGATCGTGAGCCAGTTGCGCCAGCGCGAGGACGTGCGCGCGAGGAAGAAGGCCAGCGGATAGCCGACGATCAGCGT encodes:
- a CDS encoding SDR family NAD(P)-dependent oxidoreductase, producing the protein MRLRGRRVLVTGAASGIGLAITRLFRAEGARVAMLDRDAAGLEKAHADGAVTATCDVADERQVRDAVARAVTTLGGLDGVVNSAGIDLMRPFEQMTAAEWARILAVDLTGPMLVCHAALPALKRAGRGTIVNIASGAALRPLEQRTAYCAAKAGLVMFGKTLAVDLAADRIRVNAICPGIIDTPLFRSSWEGAADPEAELARILDRYVIKRPGQPEEIAQAALYLTSDESSFVTGAALAVDGGRTFH
- a CDS encoding SDR family NAD(P)-dependent oxidoreductase, with translation MAALREMRFTGRIAVVSGAANGIGRASALRLAREGADLVVVDREGDALLSVAREIEAAGRQVLPITADWTDQRAVAEAFAAIRRRFGRIDVLFNNVGQSARERASEFHASEEATWRFVIEVSLLATMRATRLAVEEMRARRSGRIVNMSTESAFYGDVGFVDYSAAKMGVVGFTRSLARELAPFQVNVNAVCPGAIRTRAHDRLPREVIDRVRNSVPMGYVAEPEDVAGVVAFLASDDARYITGQSILIDGGRWMI
- a CDS encoding ABC transporter permease; translated protein: MTRGGGGRLLAPALVLLTVAFVVPVAMLVPTSVRPYVPLVGITSGFTARHYVKLLTDSYYLEIIGRTLALGLTVTCSTLIVGYPLAFFLARTSSRWRNWLTILVVFPLLLNLVVRTFGWIALLAQNGLVNQALQALGLVESPVKLIFNFAGLLIGLTHIFLPFMVLVLIGAIQNIPRDVEDAARVLGASWGSAFLRVTLPLSAPGILSGSILVFVLTISALVTPRLLGGPTYQVMSTLIYDEFLSRLNWPAGSAQSLLLTVMVLALVYLSGRLARRTGARV
- a CDS encoding SDR family NAD(P)-dependent oxidoreductase; the encoded protein is MPGRLEGRIAVITGGGSGIGRACALRFASEGATVCVADLDKGGAEETARCVEALGRKALALQTDITAEAANDAMIAACVQAFGAVDVLVAAAGVGSPRPDAASTKPFTMLDMPIDRFRSVIDVNLYGVIFSNRAAARWMVANRRGGSLINLGSIMSRMPSAGGAYSISKAGVWMATKCLAQELARNGIRVNAIGPGFIETPMTAPLRSDADRSRWAMGLTPMGRYGTVDEVAATALFLASDDAAFFTGEILHPSGGVFVG
- a CDS encoding ABC transporter permease, producing the protein MTAARARTWLLRAWVTLVFAFLMLPVVVIVLASLSRTSYLTVPPRGLTLSWFTKVLSDPEYVHAIVWSVLLALVATAGSLGAGIAASFALIRRRVTGGAGVAALLNAPLVFPGVVVGVALLQFFALIHVNGTFVGLALAHMVITVPYVVRAVTASLQGIDPELENAARVLGASGPVAFFTVTLPLIRPGVAAGALFSFIVSFDNVPVSIFLLGAGQMTLPVKIFTAIEYGVDPSIAAVSTLLIVVTGLGLAVAERWIGFHRFV
- a CDS encoding polysaccharide deacetylase — translated: MPLSPKGFPVLLSFDIDAETMWTARDPKNAERPIVMSQGAYGWKVGMPRILDLLARYGLRVTFFVPGLVMEQRPAMVEAILKAGHEIAHHSWSHAWIVNLTLEQEREEMDRGIEIIQRMTGRQPVGYRSPAAEFSPHTLTMLAEYGFGYSSNYFDDDSPYLHRIDGRLTDIVEFPFAWVLDDAPFFQYSITLPGRTMQAPSAVFEAWRREFDVLYREDRYFCLAMHPQIIGRPSRITLLEELIKYILGHSGVWLARCDEVADALRPVLRAEARA